CCCTTAACCTAATGAAGTCTCTTTAAAATGTCTCTTCCCTTTGAACAAAGGCCTTAGTTTATTTAAAGAAAGATCTGAAACCAAGTCAACATTACTGTTTTCTGGACTCCTAGGGGTGAACGCTTCACTTTTCTAATACTTCCAAGCTCCTTCATCTAGGCTGAGTTGAGAACACCAGcatataaaattaaattaaaataatgtCATCAAACACTAGACATGCTGTCTTACGTCAGTGATGCTAATGTGCAAATTAATTTCCTATAGAAGTACCACAGCTGCCTTTAGTTCCCTTAGTTTAACTTTCCTACAAATGAGCTCATGCGCTAAAATAGAAAGAGGTGATCCCCTCCAGGAGTTCCCTTCTTAAAGTACTGATGATGATGAAAGTGGATGTTACCAGCCCTTGTAATTGCTCAATCATTGCTCTCTATTTCTCTTCCTGTCAAAATATCTACATCCTGCTCACTATAAAGAGCTCGTACTgaactgaaggaaaaaaaagaaccatTACATTACCAGAGGCATCATACACATTAGCTTCAATGGAGTCATTATTAGCAGAGTGAGACTGATACGTACTGTATATAAGCGTCTGATAATAGGAAAATGTATGATCCCAGAAGCCATGCCTCTAGCTATTATCTGCTCACATCGGGGACAGACATGTGTATGCATGCCCAACTACATCTGTGTCCAAAGGTCaggctctttttttgttttggaggcaggggagagagacagcCTGAAGAAATCTCAGCCAATGCCCCTTAGGGCATAGCAGGAGAGGACcgatggggagaggaagggacctTGAAACACTAGGTGTACACTGAGACCTGAAGCCCAGGCAGTCTCAACCCCAAAAGCTCTACTGCACCCGGGGGACCAGGCCAtgagccaatcaatccagagctgcatggtcatgaccatccacctgctagaaaGAATATTGAggttaaggtggctgcacatgaccacatgtaGTAAACCTCTgatgttctctctatctccacctgctgggagAAGGACGTAACCCACttacctctggattgatctgtgggacgctacgGAATTGCAGTGAGAAGACATTACTAGCAGCTATCATTATCTCattctccactatcctaactgcaggAACCTAAGATACAAGCTACTCTTCGCCTCCTCTTTCTGCTTTCTATGTCCCcgttactggaatgctctgcctTCAACATTAAAAGAGACTGCCGATCACAATCTGTTTAAGCAATCCCTAAAGACTTTATCTATGTGACAGATCTTACTCCTCTGCTGCTTAACTTCTTGTCATCCCTCTAGCGTTTCTCCTGttgttccttccctcccctttatggGCTATggttgagttattttaccacaatcaggttattttagcacaagagacgggctgggatggaggagattccagtggggacagcgGGAATGGATTaaattccagtgggggggggtgggtgaaatttctgtccccatgcaactctctactttagatccaggacaaagataCATAAGTATAAATGAGAAATGTACCTTATATTACAATGttgtaaatatttattttgaagctggagtcaagTTGGTACATTTTTATCAACTCAGACTCCACAGCATTGGTACAAGTGCAATTCTGAAAAGTACACCTCCAAAAGGATGaaaactataagtacataagtaatgccatactgggaaaagaccaagggtccatcgagcccagcatcctgtccacgacagcggccaatccaggccaagggcacctggcaagcttcccaaacgtacaaacattctatacatgttattcctggaattttggagttttccaagtccgtttagtagcggtttatggacttgtcctttaggaaaccgtccaacccctttttaaactctgctaagctaactgccttcaccactttctccggcaacgaattccagagtttaattacacgttgggtgaagaaaaattttctgtgatttgttttaaatttactacactgtagtttcatcgcatgtcccctagtcctagtatttttggaaagcgtgaacagacgcttcacatccacctgttccactccactcattattttatatacctctatcatgtctcccctcagccgtctcttctccaagctgaatagccctagcctccttagtctttcttcatagggaagtcgtcccatccccgctatcattttagtcgcccttcgctgcaccttttccaattctactatatctttcttgagatgcggcgaccagaattgaacacaatactcaaggtgcggtcgcaccatggagcgatacaacggcattataacatcctcacacctgttttccatacctttcctgataatacccaactaGATTGAATCAATTCAGAGGGCAACTAAGAAAATGGTCAACAGTTTGATCACAAAGAACAggagaacagacttaaagatccaaACATATCTTTACAACAAGGCAGGCCagatgagatatgatagagctatTTAAATACCTCCAAAGTATAAATGTGCAAGAGTCAGGTCTCTTTCAATAGAAGAGAAGCTAGTATGAGAGGTCGCTGCAAGAGAATGAAAGGGAataaactcaggagtaatctaaggcaATATTTCTTCtttgaaagggtggtggatgtgtgcaaCAGCCTTCTGATGGAGATGACAGAGAGAACAGTATGTGAATTCAAAGAAAACATGGAGAAAAGCACAGAACACCTCTCAATAGGAAGGGATTAAAGATCTGAGCAGTTGGGTGTCCATGGCTAGACTAGTTAAAACCATAATCTTTTTCTGCTATCAAGTTCCCTGGTTCTATGTAAAAtaatgcacaggaaaaaaaaactcaacaTAACTCAGAGGCAGGAGAGTCAGGCCACAGGTactgcagtaaggggtccttttactaaagggttggcgcatgAAAACTGGCTTGCcacgtgccaatttggaactaccactgggttaccaAAGGAGCCCggaagtagttcccacccccagcgcatgccatttcagGCGCtactaaaatattttctaatagtaaaaaaggcccgtttctgacacaaatgaaacgggcgctagcaaggttttcttcggagtatgtttgagtgtatgtgagagtgactgtgtgtgagagagagagtgaatgtgcgattgtgtgtgtgagagacagagagagtgagtctgggtgcgagtgtgtctgagagagagagagtgtgtgagaatgaaagtgtgtgcaactgcatatgtgagacacagtgtgagagagtgtttcacacagatacagtgactgtgtgacacatagaaagtgaatgtgatacagtgtgagacataagagtgtgtgagagacagtgtgtaagagtgagagaaagacattgactgtgtgggagagagtgtgtgtgtgtgtgtgtaacagtacctccccccccccccccctctcttcatTGACTGtgtgggagagtgtgtgtgtgtgtgtgtaccagagatacctcctcccccctctctggtgtcagccccccccctctctcttctggtatcagccccccccccccctctctctctggtgtctgagcattactgtgcaggacgctgagctctggctgtgcttcaaggaactgaccaatcctatttaatagaatgcacctccaacattctgaagccgagaaacctcgtgtggttggtcacttctgcttgtgacgaacccggaagtacgtgatgtcaattcaggagatggatacagagggcaggaatgcctcagccatgcagtcagcttcagaatgttggaggtgtgttttattatataggatttttgtagtgctggtgcttacACAGAAGTAGTGCTGACCGGTTCACCGGGTTAGCGTAGGATCCCTTACcatcatctcaatgggtggcggtgggGCGAGGGAGGAATTGTGACAACTGCTGTGGTAGGAGGTGGGGCGCAAAGCAAAAGTTGGTACAGGGCGCCACAACCTCTCTAGCCGGTCACACAGCAAGTGGTACACTTACCACACtgacatttctttttgagaaataagccttttaccgcagcttagtaaaaaggacccctaaaatataTCTGAGCGGGCCAGAAACATATAACCTGAACAGTGACACCACCACCCCATAAACTTGTCTGTTCTTCCATCATTTCCTTTGATGTTCTATAATAAAACCCATCTTCTTACTTTGACCACTTTACTTATTTCACTGGTAacgtgtaacttcattgaatgtgaTAGGAAAAGGAAGCCCGGGCGCATGTCGTCTCCTCACCCCGCCCTCATTACACGTTGCACCGGCTGCTGCGGGAGGGAGAAACGCCTTCGCACTCACCCAGATAGAGAATGGAGGGGATGAAGCCCCAACGGAGAGCGAACTGCCCGCAGCGGAAGAGATGCTGGAGCCGCTGTTTGCTCTCTTTACTCAACTTGCTCATGGCGACGGCAGGGAACAGTTACAGCCTGGGCAGCTACCGAGCCGGGAAAAGGACAGTAGACCACCCTCGAGGCATCGAGGAAAGGCGCGCAAGAGGGTAAagagcgaaggggggggggaggagacggAGGCTCCGGTCTCAGGTGGAGCTCCCCCTACAGCTATACCTCCGGAGACACAGCAGGTGTGTGACCCTCGCTTGATACCCTTCCGTTTACTAAGACGTGTtagccaaggaggttggatgaaaacagaagACGggatgagcctatctagtccattatatgagctgaagccagtaggcggagcttgtcgccatgccgccattttagttcacccaaaataatagcaaaggctattgaaaacaatttagcaaaagattattagaaataacggactgcttgtgcgtggtccatctgtaaaaagtctaaagctgttccagttggataggcagtgacttaaaaggtggaggacaaaagatttttttgttaCTTATATTTtacagctttttaaaatttatttagaggagtgtggtagccgtgttagtccactcttaaggttatcaatagaaatcaaacaaaataaaagaaaataagatgatacctttttattggacataacttaatacatttcttgattagctttcgaaggttgcccttcttcgtcgaagaagggcaaccttcgaaagctaatcaagaaatgtattaagttatgtccaataaaaaaggtatcatcttattttcttttattttgtttgatttctattgataaaatttatttgaaagcttcccaccaTAGCTAGTTAtacatatcatgaaataaaaaattgaatatcactaaaacagcttaacatttattgtagctggtacaaacagcacttataaactctgtattttgtgctcattttttttacactgttctaTACTACACAGATgatcaaatttcagtgaggatatcctgtttcctgatggactcagctgttgtaatctgctttgggaaacCTGGTGTTACAAAAATGGAATAGACTGAAAGTAAacggaagtaaaattaaactctactTTCACTGGGCACATAGAATTACATCtttacctcatctcttttgtagaaattTTCATTTTAGATACACATGGATTAtactgttgtttgagcatgtttcagggacaagtggttttatgtcaacatgataaaaataaatattttgtttcatacagATCTTTTATTTGCTGAAACATAACTACATGGGCTAtatgcccctaatgcagtccattagttttgttatattttgttcttgtggtgacttatactgtgccaaaactagaaatacagggggtccttttaccaagctgcgggaaaaagggccctgtagtaGCGGCAGGGGTCATTTTccccgcatgccagggccctttttactgcaatgagtaaaaaaagcccccagacacacatggctatgcggtaagagaactcttactgcatggccatgcggcagggagcccttaccgcctggaAAACAATTACTACAGATTCTTGGGTGCTGAAGATAGTCCATTCAGGTTAGGCCTTGCCCTTCCTCAGTCTACCATCTCAAAATTTACCAAGGATGCATCCCATTCCACCCCACCAACTTCATCTTCTCAGAATGGAAGTCACCAGGCTCCTAGAAGCACAGGCAATCGAAAAAGTCCCTTTTGAACAGCACAGCAGAGGTTTTTATTCCAGTTACTTCCTTATACAAAAGAAAGGAGATGGATTTCAAGCCATCCTCAATCTCAGAAACCTAATCAAGTATACAGTAAAGAAGCGATTCTGTATGACCACTTTGGCAACAATTTTTCCGTTTCTGCAGAAGAACGCCTGACTGATGTCAGTAGATTTACAGGATGCATATCTTCACATCCCAATCTATCCCTCTTCAAGTCAGTACCTCAGATTTGAGTTGGGCAACAACCTTTATGAATACAAGGTCTTACCATTTGGCCTATCTTCAGCACCCAAAGTCTTCATCAAGTGTCTTGTAGTAGTTGTAGCATATCTACATCAGAAGGGTTATCAAATCTATCCGAATCTCAACGATTGGCTCAGTTACAAAATCTCCTCAGGCCAATCTTCAAGCGTTAAAATCCATGATTCATCTTCTCAACAATCTCAGgttccttgtaaaatgaaaaaaaattctcATTTGATACCAACTCAAAAATTGAACTTCATAGGGGCAACCTTATCAACTCCTCTAATGTTAGTGAAACTTCCTCTTCAAAGATGTCACAATTTGACATCCCTTGTACCCAAtcacaaaatggagaaaatattctttcaaaaattacTTATAAATAATATCCAGATATATTTCagtcattaaaaacaaaacaattatcTGGAGAAATAAGTGTCCCATAGCGATCTTAAAAAATCACATTTAGGCACCTTATTTCAATCATTGCACAAGGGTTATGCAACTTAATGGTATATTAGTATAGCTGTCCAAAGTTCATATTGTATAGaaatccaaatattttatttatttagattttgctcacacctttttcagtagtagctcagggtgaggtACATTCAGTTACACTGAATATTACtttgtcccaggaaggctcacaatctgagcttctacctgaggcaagggagggttaagtgacttgcccaagatcacaaggagcagcagtgggatttgaaccagccacctctggattgcaagaccagtgctctaaccactaggccactcctccactatagctgAGATATGTATAATCTATAATCCAAAGAGCTGTATCAGAGAAAGTTCAGACTTATCTTGTGCACTATTCATGTTTTAACGCTGAGATTCAAAGGTGACTGTGCAGTAATAACCCTgacatggatccaggtttcactacTCACTGCAGCATCCTCAGGGGGAAATATCAAACAGCAACTGTAGAGCAACACACATTTTTAATTATAATCAAAAAATAACTCGAACAAAAACATCATATATCTTATCAGAAGGGCTACCAGGTTTAAGGAAACCTCCACCTCCCAACGGTCTCCAAAATAACTGACAAAAGATGCCAGCCTCgtcctgaaaaagaaaaaacccatGACATCAGTTCAAATAGCAAACCAATCGATGTCTCTGTTTAATCCATTAGGGGTAATGGTATTCCATTGGAAAATATAACATTGCTCCTTTCTTAAAAGAGCAGCAGAAATATCTCCTCCTCACTTAAGCCACACAAGTTCCAAGGCTACAAAGATTATGTTGTAGCACCACCCAATGCTGAATAAGTGGCACTTCAGTCTTGTGTCTACATATATTACTCAGGTGTTCTGCAATCCTAGTCTTAAATTTACATTTTGTGTGTTATAAACCACATGGACATTTAATGCAGTAGATAACTGCAACAGTAGTACAATCTTGTGCCTAAGCTGAAACTCATGTCCAGAAACAGGATGGCGAACAGAATGTGTTATCCAGGCTTAAGAACAGCAGCTACATTGTCCACAGCTCTGATGACCATGCCACAATGATGGTCACATAATAGGATTTACAGTGGAGCCCATCATAGGTGACAGGATATCTCCCAAGTTTCTGTCCACAGAGAACTACCTTTACAGGTAAataactcttttttttccccttcccttccatccatatgcagcattccccatctctctttcATCTCTATGCAGCATTTCACTTGTCTCTGCTATGCGGCGGTCCAGGGAGGCTGACACCGGctgccctgccccgggcctggctcagtctcttggcagtcCTGATCCCAGGCTGTAGGATGatactgaaaatgctgctctTCACTGACTGCAGTCTGCAGCATCTCCCTGAAACTGCCAACACCAGCAACcacacatgttcagttttcacaGCATGTTAAAAATCCAATCAGGTACAGGTGTCGGCAGAGATCAGGGTCAGGGTTTTTGTACAAGCGCTGGAAACTGAACATGTATGGTTGCCAGAGTTGGCAGTCTCAGGGAGACACAGTAGACTGCAGAGCTGAAGAGCAGTGATCCCCAGCataatcttcagctggcaaggtgcAAGCTACTGCTATGAGTGCGCCACCACAGGTAGGAGGGATGAAAAGCATAGTCTACGTcacaatttttgtttctttttaaaatttttcagtAATGAAAATTATTAATGATAGTTCTTATTCTATTCAGGTCAGtatatttttcattcttttccaatttttgttatgaaaaaaaaaatatatatatatatatatatatatatatatttagttcTAGTTCACAAGAACTAATGATCAAAATGTTTTGTTCTGATTATTCTCGTTAAGGAAAATATCCCTGCTGCTGCCTGTTGTTTCCTTCCCTGTCATTCACCTTTCAGGATCAGGGTTGTGGGGTAGTCGGTGCCAGTCGGAGCATGCTGTCTTTTTAAGTCAGTCTGCAACCTCCCTGTTTATTAAGTTGCTCGGCAATGCTGactcagcccattcaaaatgaatggtctgtgttggcattagtgcaagacaaccactagcgcggcttagtaaacaggggggtaagtttcCCAGCAAGCAAGCCCCAGAGGAAAAGGGGACATCAAAAGCAACAAGTTTTCTAAGCaccattttgtttattttattttatgtttttattttttgttacatttgtaccccgcgctttcccactcatggcaggctcaatgcggctagtGGTTATGATTATAGTTTATTAAGcttaatatactgcttttccTGAGAGTATAACAAAGTGGTTTATATgctaaatagaaaagaatgtcagTTGAGGATAGGAAAGAAAGACGATCAGAGAAAATAATGTACTCACATCAATAAAAGTATTATGGTACTTCACCAGTTAAACATTCAGGTCAGGACAGCAAACATTTCTACTGCTTAAGAAGGGATCATTCTGTTTCGAAGTTGGTCACCAAATGCCTCATGAAATAAACAGGTCTTCAAAGCTGTCTTAAATGTTGGATAGGAAGGTTCTAGACAAATGGTAGTAAGAAGTGTATTCCAGAGGGAAGGTGCAGTACAACAACATGTGCAGTACCTGGTTGAGTCAAGTCTTACGCAGCACACAAAGAGGACATGCCAACTGGGGATCATTTAGGGATCGCAGAATTCTAGGGGGTGCATGATGAAGAGAAATAGGAAGGAATACCTATGCTTTAGACTTTATGAGCAAGAATAAGAATTTGAGGGTTTGGAAATAAGAATTTTTCCAGATTTATGTTTAGATACcataagaaaataaaaggaacttctccccaatAAGAAAGAACTGCTTCAGATATAGAACAAGATACTGAAGCCACCTTGGTGGCTACAGTGGTACTGGCACCGGATAAAAATCGGATATTGAGAATGTTCTTTAAAAACAGGGGAAAGACTTTTAAAGGTCTAAATATTCAAATTTGTCCAGATGTATCAAGAGATACCCAGAAAAAAACGTCAGCAATTTCTTCAAATGAAAATGGAGGTGCTTCAATTGGAAGCCACTTTCTTCCCAAGCTAGCCATGTAAATACGTGATAAAATACCAATCAGTCAAATATGTGTGTTATGAACCTGCTCAGCTTGCAGCTTTTATAACATCAGGATGATTTTACCCATTATTTGCTCTTGTTATAGATCTTAGAACTAGAGTCACGTTTCATTATaagtatatttaaaaatgtccttGTTCTCTACTgtttagg
This genomic interval from Microcaecilia unicolor chromosome 1, aMicUni1.1, whole genome shotgun sequence contains the following:
- the TOMM7 gene encoding mitochondrial import receptor subunit TOM7 homolog, producing the protein MSKLSKESKQRLQHLFRCGQFALRWGFIPSILYLGFKRGADPGMPEPNILSLLWG